From the genome of Spirochaetae bacterium HGW-Spirochaetae-1, one region includes:
- the cysK gene encoding cysteine synthase A encodes MKIADSIVDLIGNTPLVKINALNNGGYARVAAKLEWFNPLSSVKDRIGFAMIDAAEKKGILTKESVIIEPTSGNTGIALAFVAAAKGYRLILTMPETMSVERRKLLKALGAEVVLTDGSKGMKGAIAKAEELVKELPKAYMPQQFNNRANPEIHRQTTAEEIWNDTDGQIDIIVGGVGTGGTLTGIGEVIKQRKSSCRVVAIEPEGSPVLSGGQPGPHKIQGIGAGFVPEVLNTAIIDEIIRVRETDAGIVARRLAKEEGLLVGISSGAAIWAALQLSLREENRGKLIVAISPSSGERYLSTWLFDEPDAE; translated from the coding sequence ATGAAAATTGCTGATAGTATTGTGGATTTAATTGGTAATACACCTCTGGTAAAAATAAACGCTCTCAATAACGGCGGATACGCACGGGTAGCGGCCAAGCTGGAATGGTTCAATCCCCTATCAAGTGTCAAGGACCGCATCGGCTTTGCCATGATTGATGCCGCTGAAAAAAAAGGCATTTTGACGAAAGAATCAGTCATCATTGAACCCACAAGCGGGAATACGGGCATAGCCCTGGCCTTTGTAGCGGCAGCCAAAGGCTATCGCCTCATACTGACCATGCCTGAGACCATGAGCGTGGAACGCCGGAAGCTCCTGAAAGCGCTGGGTGCTGAAGTGGTTCTCACCGATGGATCGAAGGGAATGAAGGGGGCGATCGCGAAAGCGGAAGAGCTGGTAAAGGAATTACCGAAGGCATATATGCCGCAGCAGTTTAATAATCGGGCAAACCCGGAGATTCACCGGCAAACCACCGCAGAAGAGATATGGAACGACACCGATGGACAAATTGATATTATTGTGGGCGGCGTCGGAACGGGCGGCACGCTTACCGGTATAGGAGAGGTGATAAAACAGCGGAAGTCTTCCTGCAGGGTTGTGGCGATCGAACCGGAAGGCTCCCCTGTCCTGTCGGGCGGGCAGCCGGGTCCTCATAAGATCCAGGGTATCGGTGCGGGATTTGTACCCGAAGTGCTGAACACGGCAATCATAGATGAAATAATACGGGTGCGAGAAACTGACGCCGGAATTGTGGCTCGCCGCCTCGCTAAAGAGGAAGGGCTCCTCGTGGGCATATCCTCCGGTGCGGCCATCTGGGCCGCGCTTCAGCTGTCCCTGCGTGAGGAGAATAGAGGAAAGCTTATAGTAGCTATCAGTCCCAGTTCCGGAGAACGGTATCTCAGTACCTGGCTCTTCGATGAACCGGATGCGGAATGA
- a CDS encoding O-acetylhomoserine aminocarboxypropyltransferase (catalyzes the formation of L-methionine and acetate from O-acetyl-L-homoserine and methanethiol), with amino-acid sequence MSERKYRFETLALHAGQVPDPTTLSRGVPVYRTSSYVFKNTEHAANLFALKELGNIYSRLTNPTNAVLEDRVTALESGAASVALASGTSAIHYAVINLTGQGDEIVAANNLYGGTYTMFDAIFPQFGITTKFVDPRDPKNFEKAITAKTKLIFIETIGNPALDFTDVKAVADIAHAHGLPLVVDATFTTPYLLRTIEHGADIVINSLTKWIGGHGSAIGGIVTDSGKFNWKSDKFPLFNEPDTNYHGLRWAHDLPEPLASIAYALRLRTVPLRNLGAAISPDNAWIFIQGVETLPIRMQRHSENALKVAEFLNNDKRVEWVRYPGLPGDPSHDTAKKYLKQGFGGMVVFGIRGGYDAAVKLIDGIDLFSHLANVGDAKSLILHPASTSHSQMSDAQQREGGLTPELIRLSIGLEHSDDIIEALDRAL; translated from the coding sequence ATGTCCGAAAGAAAATATCGTTTTGAAACCCTGGCTCTTCACGCGGGGCAGGTTCCTGACCCGACTACGCTGTCCAGGGGCGTTCCGGTGTACCGGACAAGCTCCTATGTGTTCAAAAACACGGAACACGCCGCGAATCTTTTTGCCTTGAAGGAACTGGGAAACATCTACTCAAGGCTCACGAATCCCACCAATGCCGTATTGGAGGATCGTGTGACGGCACTCGAAAGCGGTGCCGCATCGGTGGCACTGGCTTCGGGCACGAGCGCCATTCATTACGCCGTCATCAATCTTACCGGCCAGGGCGATGAGATCGTGGCAGCGAACAATCTCTACGGCGGCACCTACACCATGTTTGATGCTATTTTTCCGCAGTTCGGCATAACCACGAAGTTCGTTGACCCCAGGGACCCGAAAAATTTCGAGAAGGCAATCACGGCAAAGACGAAGCTGATATTCATTGAAACAATCGGCAACCCGGCCCTTGATTTTACCGACGTAAAGGCCGTGGCTGATATCGCCCATGCCCATGGTCTCCCTCTCGTTGTGGACGCCACATTTACGACGCCGTATCTGTTGCGGACCATTGAGCACGGCGCCGATATCGTTATTAATTCCCTGACAAAATGGATCGGCGGGCACGGGTCGGCCATCGGCGGTATTGTGACCGATTCGGGGAAGTTCAACTGGAAAAGCGACAAGTTCCCGCTCTTCAACGAACCGGACACCAATTATCACGGCCTGAGATGGGCCCATGATCTTCCTGAACCGCTGGCATCCATTGCCTATGCACTTCGCCTGCGCACGGTCCCCCTGCGGAACCTGGGAGCGGCCATTTCCCCTGACAATGCCTGGATTTTCATCCAGGGCGTGGAGACTCTGCCGATCCGTATGCAGCGGCACAGCGAAAACGCCTTGAAAGTAGCGGAATTTCTGAACAATGACAAACGGGTCGAATGGGTGCGATACCCGGGCCTTCCCGGCGATCCCTCCCATGATACGGCAAAAAAATATCTGAAACAGGGTTTCGGCGGCATGGTGGTCTTCGGTATCAGGGGGGGATATGACGCAGCAGTGAAGCTCATTGACGGGATAGATCTCTTTTCGCATCTCGCCAATGTCGGCGACGCCAAAAGTCTCATTCTCCATCCCGCTTCCACGTCACATTCGCAGATGAGTGATGCGCAGCAGAGGGAAGGAGGACTGACCCCGGAACTCATCAGGCTCTCCATAGGCCTGGAGCACTCCGATGACATTATCGAAGCCCTGGACAGGGCGCTGTAG
- a CDS encoding aldehyde ferredoxin oxidoreductase, which yields MDTSLKVLMVDAASGYYRVNRYRVGDFFGPVDLGLHLSAKHNSLNIGAGLLAGSIFPGTNRLIFTGFSPCWGGFFISSMGGAALVFDNLGINLLSLTGRAPVPSVMYLNRLHGEEVELELRPVDPAAVWGQGRGGIYAMMDHAYGLFGNRYATDPRILAVGPAALATDFGAIASVPITKGEISCVDTWAGRGGFGTKMLREHNIAAIIYGGTVVDEDFRDRKVADQWFVDKYEKRIAAKDIEATAKYRFVEKLETGGTFGVNYATLAGAMISFNYRSIYMSEEERLRIHKEFVLDHYLKQFNEETIKTKQQKTCGEPCGAVCKKMNHEFKKDYEPYQTMGPLSGIFDQRAAEKLNHHADLLGFDGISAGGVVAWLMECLHEKYIIPEDLGITGVPRFSPEGFDVVGDSMHNAEIGVAILDAIVERKGVLDFSEGARKFARRLSRERGGAVMDCFVYNAYARTGWMVPNQYWTPGALSPMAIMGKYYMHYGSEFVPPRELGRKNADRFKKELVMDNLGLCRFHRGWGEEMLPEIMESLYGMKDEYLSSISFTAARINSRNSSIYWESKRNVDFIHRFLKRKRDVEGNKDPVLQTWIEFFDRDPGEAALSFWYEVHKGITESLREFR from the coding sequence ATGGACACGAGTTTGAAAGTTCTCATGGTGGATGCCGCATCGGGATATTACCGCGTGAACCGGTACCGTGTGGGTGATTTCTTCGGTCCCGTAGATCTGGGCCTGCATCTTTCGGCAAAACATAACAGTCTGAATATAGGTGCCGGGCTTCTGGCCGGGTCCATTTTTCCCGGAACAAATCGTCTTATTTTTACGGGATTTTCCCCCTGCTGGGGGGGCTTTTTTATTTCATCCATGGGGGGCGCAGCCCTGGTCTTTGACAACCTGGGAATAAACCTTCTTTCCCTGACTGGAAGGGCGCCCGTGCCTTCGGTGATGTACCTGAACCGGCTCCACGGTGAGGAGGTGGAACTGGAACTTCGCCCCGTGGACCCTGCAGCGGTGTGGGGCCAGGGAAGGGGCGGCATCTATGCCATGATGGACCATGCCTACGGGCTCTTCGGCAACCGGTACGCCACAGACCCCCGCATTCTGGCCGTTGGTCCGGCTGCCCTGGCAACGGATTTCGGCGCCATCGCCTCGGTGCCTATCACAAAGGGTGAAATCAGCTGCGTGGACACCTGGGCGGGCCGCGGCGGATTCGGTACAAAAATGCTTCGGGAGCACAATATCGCCGCCATCATCTACGGCGGTACTGTCGTGGACGAAGACTTCCGCGACCGGAAGGTGGCTGACCAGTGGTTTGTGGACAAGTACGAGAAGCGCATCGCGGCCAAGGACATCGAGGCCACGGCGAAATACCGCTTCGTGGAAAAACTCGAAACGGGCGGCACCTTCGGCGTGAACTACGCCACGCTTGCCGGGGCCATGATCTCTTTCAATTACCGCAGCATATATATGAGCGAGGAGGAGCGTCTCCGTATCCATAAAGAGTTCGTCCTGGACCACTACCTGAAGCAGTTCAACGAAGAGACCATCAAAACGAAACAGCAGAAGACCTGCGGCGAGCCCTGCGGTGCCGTGTGCAAGAAGATGAACCATGAATTCAAAAAGGACTACGAGCCCTACCAGACCATGGGCCCCCTGTCGGGGATATTCGATCAGCGGGCCGCCGAGAAGCTGAACCATCACGCCGACCTGCTGGGATTCGACGGCATTTCAGCGGGAGGCGTTGTTGCCTGGCTCATGGAATGCCTGCATGAAAAATATATTATTCCCGAAGACCTGGGAATTACCGGCGTGCCGCGCTTTTCTCCCGAAGGCTTCGATGTGGTTGGGGACTCCATGCACAACGCTGAAATCGGCGTGGCTATCCTCGATGCCATTGTTGAAAGGAAAGGGGTCCTGGACTTCAGTGAAGGCGCGCGGAAATTCGCACGCAGACTTTCCCGGGAACGGGGCGGGGCGGTCATGGACTGTTTTGTGTATAATGCCTACGCAAGAACAGGGTGGATGGTGCCAAACCAGTACTGGACCCCGGGAGCCCTGTCGCCCATGGCCATCATGGGGAAATATTACATGCATTACGGCAGCGAGTTTGTGCCGCCCCGGGAGCTGGGCCGGAAGAACGCCGACCGGTTTAAGAAGGAGCTCGTCATGGACAACCTGGGCCTGTGCCGCTTCCACCGGGGCTGGGGCGAGGAGATGCTTCCCGAAATCATGGAATCCCTCTACGGCATGAAGGATGAGTATCTCTCCAGTATCTCCTTTACCGCTGCGCGGATCAACAGCAGGAATTCATCAATTTACTGGGAGTCGAAACGCAATGTGGATTTTATCCACCGGTTCCTGAAAAGGAAACGCGATGTGGAAGGGAATAAAGATCCGGTACTGCAGACCTGGATTGAGTTCTTTGACCGCGACCCCGGCGAGGCCGCGCTTTCCTTCTGGTACGAGGTGCACAAGGGGATTACGGAGTCATTAAGGGAGTTCCGGTGA
- a CDS encoding putative toxin-antitoxin system toxin component, PIN family has protein sequence MSDQNVIKVVVDTNLWISMLVGRNLATLQKMLVNGNIRLIFSEELFEEIIKVLEYPRIQKIIPAIKFYELISLLGEKIKIIKPDCAIKDCRDEKDNFLLELAVSANADYLITGDKDLLVLNPYHNIKIVTALEFEKRLAE, from the coding sequence ATGTCAGATCAGAACGTAATAAAAGTCGTCGTTGATACCAACCTCTGGATAAGCATGCTCGTTGGCAGGAACCTGGCCACACTGCAAAAAATGTTAGTAAATGGAAATATCCGGTTAATTTTCTCCGAAGAATTATTTGAAGAAATTATTAAAGTCCTCGAGTATCCCCGCATACAAAAAATAATACCTGCCATTAAATTCTATGAGCTGATTTCATTACTGGGTGAAAAAATTAAGATTATTAAACCAGACTGCGCTATCAAAGACTGCAGGGATGAAAAAGATAACTTCCTGCTTGAACTTGCTGTTTCAGCTAATGCTGACTATCTTATTACCGGGGATAAAGACCTTCTTGTCCTGAATCCATATCACAATATAAAAATAGTAACAGCCCTGGAATTTGAAAAAAGATTGGCCGAATAA
- a CDS encoding alpha/beta hydrolase, with translation MLAPPVISIDGAGHNHMKERETIRRRIRLIIACTFITAMTVSCHRSAFDLSGFIYPGNDSTMVPRIGAGEMISVPSGERLSRGYFSPRGQRLVVFFHGNGESMYHMEITGKKFYEAGYGILLAEYPGYGVSAQYEANEKNIYEDGDALIRHVQSSHSISPRDTVLFGYSLGTGVAVEMASRGLGSKMILIAPYTATYDVAAHYFIPGLPRMLINDIYETKNKAPSITMPVLIIHGKRDKTIPFRMSEELTPLFRDAVMIPVEDAGHEVIVRVTDGELWKAVSDFLAR, from the coding sequence ATGCTCGCGCCGCCTGTCATCTCTATTGATGGGGCCGGTCACAATCATATGAAGGAACGGGAAACCATTCGCCGCCGAATTCGTTTAATCATCGCCTGTACTTTTATTACTGCCATGACCGTTTCGTGCCACCGCAGCGCTTTCGACCTGAGCGGCTTCATCTATCCCGGCAACGACAGCACCATGGTACCCCGCATTGGTGCCGGTGAAATGATATCCGTTCCTTCGGGGGAGCGCCTGTCGCGGGGATATTTTTCACCCCGGGGTCAGCGTCTTGTCGTGTTTTTCCACGGCAACGGTGAATCGATGTACCACATGGAAATAACGGGGAAAAAATTTTACGAGGCCGGTTACGGTATTCTCTTGGCGGAATATCCCGGTTACGGTGTTTCGGCGCAGTACGAGGCGAACGAAAAAAATATTTATGAAGACGGCGATGCCCTTATTCGTCATGTTCAGTCCTCACATTCAATTTCACCGCGGGATACGGTGCTGTTCGGATATTCCCTGGGGACCGGCGTGGCCGTCGAGATGGCCTCACGGGGACTGGGTTCGAAGATGATACTCATCGCGCCCTACACGGCAACCTATGATGTGGCCGCCCATTACTTCATTCCCGGACTGCCCCGCATGCTTATAAATGACATCTATGAAACAAAAAACAAAGCGCCATCCATTACCATGCCGGTGCTGATCATACACGGGAAGCGCGATAAAACAATACCCTTCAGAATGAGCGAGGAGCTGACGCCCCTTTTCAGGGACGCCGTGATGATTCCCGTTGAGGACGCGGGCCACGAGGTCATCGTGCGTGTTACCGATGGGGAACTGTGGAAGGCTGTCTCGGATTTTCTTGCCCGCTGA
- a CDS encoding RNA polymerase subunit sigma-70, producing the protein MTDREFADIVGQTKAVVLSAVGKHLDSRHYHAIDDVVQETYLRAYKNLAKNGFRQDSSIGTWLYTIARNESIRMNMRLGREEKKSLKAAEDMKNVDAAGNLPDFEIEHLHDTIARLPGKYREVLELVARGFSIEEIAGKLGMRRGTVKSRTSRGKEMLKKMMQEVTQ; encoded by the coding sequence ATGACTGACCGTGAATTCGCCGACATTGTAGGCCAGACAAAGGCCGTGGTGCTTTCTGCGGTGGGGAAGCACCTGGACAGCAGACATTATCATGCCATTGATGATGTGGTGCAGGAGACCTATCTCCGGGCCTATAAAAATCTGGCAAAGAACGGTTTTCGCCAGGATTCATCTATCGGCACCTGGCTTTACACTATTGCCAGGAACGAATCGATCCGGATGAACATGAGGCTGGGCCGTGAAGAGAAAAAATCCTTAAAAGCTGCCGAAGACATGAAGAATGTTGATGCGGCCGGTAACCTGCCGGATTTTGAAATTGAGCATCTGCATGATACAATCGCCAGGCTTCCGGGAAAATACCGGGAGGTGCTGGAACTGGTGGCCCGGGGCTTTTCCATCGAAGAGATAGCGGGCAAACTGGGTATGCGCCGGGGAACGGTGAAATCCAGGACATCGCGGGGAAAGGAGATGCTGAAAAAAATGATGCAGGAGGTGACACAATGA
- a CDS encoding AraC family transcriptional regulator, producing the protein MDNKEKNTRLENMLNPEYRARINRVMDYIESNLDREFTLDELASVAFFSKYHFHRLFSSIMNETLFDFIQRTRIEKAAYILLVERGRTVTSIAYNCGFSSHALFTRTFRKYFGMSPSLWRREKSKQGQEKSKNSQRGSNEGKAPESSKVYVEYRENRNRWRFSMDTQQQTVEVKDFPEMTMAYVRHIGPYKGNAALFETLYGKLCGWAGPRNLIGRNTKFINIYHDNPEITDEEKLRVSVCLEIDRSVEVSGEIGKMTVTGGRYAVSRFVVSEDGFQEAWQWVYGTWLPQSGYQPDDRPCFELFPEEPKDGKFTVDICVPVKPL; encoded by the coding sequence ATGGACAACAAGGAGAAAAATACCAGGTTGGAGAATATGCTTAATCCTGAATACCGGGCCCGAATCAACCGCGTCATGGATTATATTGAGAGCAACCTTGACCGGGAATTTACGCTCGATGAGCTTGCCAGCGTGGCCTTTTTCTCAAAATATCATTTTCACCGCCTGTTCTCTTCGATCATGAATGAGACGCTTTTTGATTTTATTCAGCGGACCAGAATCGAGAAAGCGGCTTACATTCTTCTGGTTGAACGCGGCAGAACCGTAACCTCTATAGCCTATAACTGCGGCTTCTCCAGCCATGCCCTATTCACAAGGACATTCAGGAAGTATTTCGGTATGAGTCCAAGCCTCTGGCGCCGTGAGAAAAGCAAGCAGGGTCAAGAGAAAAGCAAGAACAGTCAACGGGGGAGCAACGAGGGGAAAGCGCCGGAATCATCAAAGGTATATGTTGAGTACAGAGAAAATAGAAATCGCTGGAGGTTTTCAATGGATACTCAACAACAAACCGTGGAAGTAAAGGACTTCCCCGAAATGACAATGGCCTATGTGCGCCACATAGGGCCCTATAAGGGCAATGCTGCACTTTTCGAAACCCTGTACGGGAAATTATGCGGCTGGGCAGGGCCGAGGAATCTTATCGGCCGGAATACGAAGTTTATCAACATCTATCATGATAATCCGGAAATTACCGATGAGGAAAAGCTGCGAGTCAGCGTCTGTCTTGAGATTGACCGGTCTGTGGAGGTCAGCGGTGAAATTGGAAAAATGACTGTGACGGGCGGCAGGTATGCCGTGTCACGATTTGTCGTATCCGAAGACGGGTTTCAGGAGGCATGGCAATGGGTTTACGGCACCTGGCTGCCCCAGAGCGGCTATCAGCCCGACGACAGGCCCTGCTTTGAACTTTTCCCGGAAGAACCGAAAGATGGGAAATTTACTGTGGATATATGCGTGCCGGTGAAACCACTGTAA
- a CDS encoding short-chain dehydrogenase — translation MKNIHNKKVVVTGGAMGIGFATVKRLLDEGCSVAVWDNNSEAIKKAESELVEYTPKLRFYLCDISDSEKVRVTALETKRDMGDVDILINNAGTVTAGRFTSHPVESWDRLTKINLNSIYYTTAAFLPDMYERNSGQIVNISSGAGLVGLPDLAVYCATKWAVYGFTESLRLEAMADGKNGVRFSSVHPGILKKGLFEGSKMNFLGELLLPRVECHDDIARAVVNKAVKKERCVVKKPWSLNLGQVARALLPDIILNRLLIIAGAGECMKEWTGGHTIQAGEEKHA, via the coding sequence ATGAAGAACATACACAATAAAAAAGTTGTGGTTACCGGCGGCGCCATGGGAATCGGTTTTGCCACTGTTAAGCGTCTCCTCGATGAAGGGTGCAGTGTCGCTGTGTGGGATAACAATTCTGAGGCAATAAAGAAAGCAGAAAGTGAATTGGTGGAATATACCCCGAAGCTCAGGTTCTATCTCTGCGATATCAGCGACAGCGAAAAGGTCAGGGTTACCGCCCTGGAAACGAAAAGAGACATGGGGGATGTTGATATTCTTATCAATAACGCAGGTACGGTGACGGCGGGCAGGTTTACCTCTCATCCCGTCGAGTCATGGGACAGGCTCACAAAAATCAATCTCAATTCTATTTACTATACCACTGCCGCTTTCCTGCCGGACATGTATGAGCGAAACAGCGGCCAAATCGTGAATATTTCATCGGGTGCCGGGCTGGTGGGACTTCCGGACCTTGCCGTATATTGTGCGACAAAATGGGCAGTTTATGGATTCACCGAATCCCTCCGGCTCGAAGCGATGGCAGACGGGAAAAACGGTGTCAGGTTTTCATCGGTCCATCCCGGTATCCTGAAAAAAGGACTCTTTGAAGGAAGTAAAATGAATTTCCTCGGGGAACTGCTCCTTCCCAGGGTGGAGTGCCATGATGATATTGCCAGAGCAGTGGTAAACAAGGCGGTGAAAAAAGAACGATGCGTTGTGAAAAAACCATGGAGCCTGAACCTTGGACAGGTGGCGCGGGCCCTCCTGCCAGACATTATTTTAAACCGCCTGCTCATCATTGCAGGCGCAGGTGAATGCATGAAGGAATGGACAGGCGGACATACCATACAAGCCGGGGAGGAAAAACATGCATAA